Proteins co-encoded in one Stomoxys calcitrans chromosome 5, idStoCalc2.1, whole genome shotgun sequence genomic window:
- the LOC131997895 gene encoding uncharacterized protein LOC131997895 has translation MTSLSNFILISDALIEFNADICGETLSSSTVHSLEVHKEELRNLWLRVRPVYESSMSEVSRSDENAKVDIETLKARYQTAYQTYVSSISRICEQIELKRAISTASSAPVVQNSDIGLHSNVHLPPCDIEAFSGDYSSWPSFRDLFTALYVRNARLSSVEKLFHLNNKTRGEALEIVRKAPLTNEGFDVAWGALRARFENKRLLINTQLRILFSLENASVESSDSIKRLRSAINGVISALRLYDVDISSWDPVFVYHCSTRLSETTLSLWEHSLQDKREIPSWNELDSFLTSRFQTLETVSDFNRSLPSASSNDKPKNQAKSNIPKRVGSYQNSLAPPVCKLCPDERHTIRLCPRFISMNYSDRLSCIKKYKLCLNCFSKAHGVRDCKSAYNCGECQRRHNTLLHRDVPEPVQNAPPAEDPTVGDNTLQVQSCAATRINMVLLGTVVVNIVYNDEIFPARALIDSGSEASFISEKLFNQLRLPSKFASTKIFGLNGTTSAQSKRMCSLTIGSRFDAEVVIEATAIVIPHLTSALPTFGVERGIFSSLPDLRLADPEFYKTSHIDMLLGADLIPFIMLGGVRRNVCDSLIAQETVFGWILTGPVKLSPISSFNARVSFFNGASLDRQISRFWEVEDLPRHREMSPDDFICEENYKNTTRRDSSGRYIVSLPFREGFPHSLGLGHSRKLAVAQFLRSEKRLLGTPDVKAQYDAVVNEYLELGHMREVCQDPELGYYLPHHAVFRPESSSTKIRVVFNASSPTSNGRSLNDVLLSGPSLQLDLTLLLLQWRFFRYVFNCDIEKMYRQILVDNEHTRFHRIVFRDSPLNAIREYELKTVTFGVNCAPYLAIRTLLQLAEDVGEIYPIASHILRTCMYVDDVLAGAHDIEEAMEAQRQLIGALESAKFSLRKWTSNSATFLRNIPKEHLLNGDFLQLEDRSTAKTLGVRWNAKSDSFYFSVERLSIPSHPTKRQVLSEISKLFDPAGWLCPFIVLAKLLMRDIWVSGIDWDDKLSPSLLAKWQDFSNNYPSIEQIVIPRWIDYSPEFDVQIHGFSDASEKAYAAVVYIRVESPSGVVTTHLLTAKSRVSPLKTLSIPRLELFGGPILSIAENSESETNLSILNRWRRVKAISQQFSTRWKHEYLKELHKRQKWQNPQKNIDVGALVVVRDEALAPTEWRLGRVSKIYKGKDGLVRVADVITQRGTITRPLVKLVLLP, from the exons ATGACTTCcctttccaattttattttgatttctgaTGCGTTGATAGAGTTCAATGCAGATATTTGTGGCGAGACCCTATCCTCTTCAACAGTTCACTCTTTGGAGGTACACAAAGAGGAGTTAAGAAATCTATGGCTACGTGTTAGGCCAGTTTATGAGTCCAGTATGAGCGAGGTCTCAAGATCTGACGAAAATGCAAAGGTTGATATTGAGACGTTGAAAGCTCGATACCAGACTGCATACCAGACATATGTTTCCAGTATTTCTAGGATCTGCGAGCAGATTGAGCTCAAGAGGGCAATTTCGACAGCATCTTCCGCTCCAGTGGTGCAGAATTCCGACATAGGTCTCCATTCTAACGTTCATTTACCCCCTTGCGACATTGAGGCATTCTCCGGTGATTATTCCAGTTGGCCGTCATTTCGTGATTTATTCACCGCTCTTTATGTTCGGAATGCACGATTGTCTTCCGTGGAGAAGTTGTTTCACCTTAATAATAAGACTCGCGGTGAAGCACTGGAAATTGTTCGAAAGGCTCCACTTACGAATGAGGGGTTTGATGTCGCATGGGGGGCTTTACGAGCAAGATTTGAGAATAAGAGGCTgcttataaatacccagctaaGGATTCTCTTTAGTCTTGAAAACGCTTCTGTCGAATCCAGTGATTCTATTAAGAGACTTCGAAGCGCCATTAATGGGGTTATATCTGCATTGAGGCTGTATGACGTTGATATTTCAAGTTGGGATCCTGTATTTGTGTATCATTGCAGCACGAGACTCTCAGAGACTACACTGTCACTGTGGGAACATTCGTTGCAGGATAAGAGGGAGATCCCCTCTTGGAATGAACTTGATTCATTTTTGACCAGCCGCTTTCAGACTTTAGAGACAGTATCCGATTTTAATAGGTCATTACCGTCCGCTAGTTCGAATGATAAGCCCAAGAATCAGGCCAAGAGTAACATTCCGAAACGTGTGGGCTCATATCAGAATAGTTTGGCTCCTCCAGTTTGCAAGCTTTGCCCAGATGAACGTCACACTATTCGATTGTGTCCACGCTTTATTTCTATGAATTATTCTGATCGATTGTCGTGTATAAAAAAGTACAAATTGTGCTTAAATTGCTTCTCGAAGGCTCATGGGGTTAGGGATTGCAAGAGTGCTTATAACTGTGGTGAGTGTCAGAGAAGACACAACACTCTTCTTCATAGAGATGTGCCTGAGCCGGTCCAAAATGCCCCTCCAGCCGAGGATCCCACCGTGGGGGACAATACATTGCAGGTTCAGTCTTGTGCCGCGACTCGCATTAACATGGTTCTCTTGGGAACGGTGGTAGTTAATATTGTCTATAATGACGAGATTTTCCCTGCACGGGCCTTGATAGATTCGGGTTCCGAGGCATCCTTCATCTCTGAGAAACTTTTTAATCAATTACGGTTACCCTCTAAATTCGCTTCCACCAAGATATTTGGTTTGAATGGGACTACTTCGGCTCAATCCAAAAGAATGTGTTCGTTGACCATCGGATCTCGATTTGATGCCGAGGTAGTCATTGAGGCAACGGCCATAGTTATTCCACATCTCACATCGGCTTTGCCCACTTTTGGTGTTGAACGGGGAATATTTTCATCACTTCCCGATTTGCGACTTGCTGACCCGGAGTTTTACAAGACCTCACATATAGATATGTTACTGGGTGCTGACTTGATTCCGTTTATCATGCTGGGTGGAGTTCGGCGTAACGTATGCGATTCACTTATAGCTCAGGAGACGGTGTTCGGATGGATTTTGACTGGCCCGGTCAAGTTGTCTCCGATTAGCTCCTTTAACGCCCGTGTCTCCTTTTTCAATGGGGCTTCCTTGGATAGGCAGATATCTAGGTTTTGGGAGGTGGAAGACCTTCCCAGACATAGAGAGATGAGTCCAGACGATTTCATATGCGAAGAGAATTACAAGAATACGACTAGAAGGGACTCCTCCGGACGTTATATTGTATCTCTTCCATTCAGAGAGGGGTTCCCCCACTCCCTTGGCTTGGGACACTCCCGAAAGTTGGCGGTAGCCCAGTTTCTTCGGAGTGAGAAGCGTCTTCTTGGAACGCCCGATGTTAAGGCTCAGTATGACGCTGTTGTTAATGAGTATCTTGAGCTGGGACATATGAGGGAGGTATGCCAGGATCCGGAATTAGGTTATTACCTTCCTCACCACGCGGTGTTTCGTCCAGAGAGTTCGTCTACGAAGATCCGAGTAGTGTTTAACGCTTCAAGCCCGACTAGCAATGGACGAAGCTTGAATGACGTTTTGCTCAGTGGGCCATCCTTGCAGCTCGATTTGACCCTGTTACTCCTACAGTGGCGTTTCTTCCGCTATGTTTTTAACTGTGACATCGAAAAGATGTACCGCCAAATTCTGGTGGATAATGAACACACACGCTTTCATAGGATTGTCTTTCGTGACTCGCCCTTGAATGCCATTAGAGAATACGAATTGAAGACAGTCACGTTTGGGGTCAATTGTGCTCCATATCTTGCGATACGCACGCTCCTGCAATTGGCTGAAGATGTGGGTGAGATCTATCCTATAGCCAGCCACATTTTGAGGACATGCATGTATGTCGATGACGTTTTGGCTGGCGCTCACGATATTGAGGAGGCTATGGAGGCTCAACGTCAACTGATAGGGGCACTTGAATCCGCAAAATTCTCCCTAAGAAAATGGACTTCGAATTCCGCTACCTTCCTACGAAACATTCCGAAGGAGCATCTTTTGAACGGAGACTTTCTTCAACTCGAGGATAGAAGCACTGCGAAGACTTTGGGAGTGCGCTGGAATGCCAAGTCcgattctttttatttttccgTTGAGAGATTGAGTATTCCTTCCCATCCCACTAAACGGCAGGTCCTTTCGGAAATATCGAAGCTTTTCGACCCTGCGGGGTGGTTGTGTCCTTTTATTGTTTTGGCCAAGTTACTAATGCGGGACATTTGGGTTTCAGGAATTGACTGGGACGATAAGTTGTCCCCTTCACTTCTCGCGAAATGGCAGGACTTTTCCAATAATTATCCAAGTATAGAGCAGATTGTGATTCCACGTTGGATAGACTATTCTCCGGAGTTTGATGTCCAAATTCATGGGTTTTCCGACGCTTCCGAGAAAGCGTATGCCGCTGTGGTTTACATTCGTGTTGAATCACCATCCGGTGTGGTAACGACACATCTTCTGACGGCAAAATCTCGTGTATCTCCTCTCAAGACATTGTCGATTCCTAGATTGGAGCTTT TTGGAGGACCAATCCTATCCATTGCTGAAAACTCTGAATCCGAAACCAACTTATCCATTTTAAACCGTTGGCGTCGAGTAAAGGCAATTTCCCAGCAATTCAGCACTCGTTGGAAACATGAGTACTTAAAAGAGCTCCACAAAAGACAAAAATGGCAAAACCCCCAAAAGAATATTGACGTAGGTGCTCTGGTTGTTGTTAGGGACGAAGCTCTGGCTCCTACCGAATGGAGATTAGGACGAGTCTCAAAGATTTACAAAGGCAAAGATGGTTTAGTCCGGGTGGCAGATGTTATCACTCAAAGGGGTACTATTACGCGGCCTTTGGTAAAACTTGTTCTACTTCCTTAA